A single region of the Aeromicrobium chenweiae genome encodes:
- a CDS encoding homoserine dehydrogenase, which translates to MSTSSWTPGRPLRVALLGCGVVGTEVARLLTRDADELAQRVGAPLELVGIAVRRLGRERDLDLPSELFTTDAMGLVSRGDIDVVIEVIGGIDLARELILAALDHGASVVTANKALLAEDGATLFEAAHKAERDLYFEAAVAGAIPIVRPLRESLAGDRVQRVLGIVNGTTNFILDAMTTTGQGFSEALDEAQRLGYAEADPTADIEGFDAASKAAILAGLAFHTRVTIGDVHREGITEVTAADVRSADEMGCVVKLLAICERRETADGPAVSARVHPAMIPVTHPLASVHGAYNAVFVESESAGELMFYGPGAGGAPTASAVLGDVVSVARNRRSDVFGPGESTHAQLEVLEMGRARTRYHVSIDVDDRAGVLASVASAFAEFGVSIKTVRQEGSGSDAQLVIVTHEAEDASLSATVASLRGLDMVRDVTSVMRVEGGF; encoded by the coding sequence GTGAGCACCTCCTCGTGGACCCCCGGACGTCCGCTCCGAGTCGCCCTGCTGGGCTGCGGAGTCGTCGGCACGGAGGTCGCGCGACTGCTGACGCGGGACGCGGACGAGCTGGCCCAGCGGGTCGGCGCGCCGCTCGAGCTGGTCGGCATCGCCGTCCGCCGCCTGGGCCGTGAGCGCGACCTCGACCTGCCGAGCGAGCTGTTCACGACCGACGCGATGGGCTTGGTCTCCCGCGGCGACATCGACGTCGTCATCGAGGTCATCGGCGGGATCGACCTCGCCCGTGAGCTGATCCTGGCGGCGCTGGACCACGGCGCCTCGGTCGTGACCGCCAACAAGGCGCTCCTCGCCGAGGACGGCGCGACGCTGTTCGAGGCGGCGCACAAGGCCGAGCGCGACCTGTACTTCGAGGCCGCCGTCGCCGGGGCGATCCCGATCGTCCGCCCCCTGCGCGAGTCGCTGGCAGGCGACCGCGTCCAGCGCGTGCTCGGCATCGTCAACGGCACCACCAACTTCATCCTCGACGCGATGACCACGACGGGGCAGGGCTTCTCCGAGGCCCTCGACGAGGCCCAGCGTCTCGGGTACGCCGAGGCCGACCCGACCGCCGACATCGAGGGCTTCGACGCCGCCTCCAAGGCCGCGATCCTGGCCGGCCTCGCGTTCCACACCCGCGTCACGATCGGTGACGTGCACCGTGAGGGCATCACCGAGGTCACCGCGGCGGACGTCCGCTCCGCCGACGAGATGGGCTGCGTCGTCAAGCTGCTCGCGATCTGCGAGCGCCGCGAGACGGCCGACGGTCCGGCCGTCTCGGCCCGCGTCCACCCCGCGATGATCCCCGTCACCCACCCGCTCGCGAGCGTCCACGGGGCGTACAACGCGGTCTTCGTCGAGAGCGAGTCGGCGGGGGAGCTGATGTTCTACGGTCCCGGTGCCGGCGGTGCGCCGACCGCGAGCGCGGTGCTCGGCGACGTCGTCTCGGTCGCCCGCAACCGACGCAGCGACGTGTTCGGTCCCGGCGAGTCGACCCACGCCCAGCTCGAGGTGCTCGAGATGGGCCGGGCCCGCACCCGCTACCACGTCTCGATCGACGTGGACGACCGTGCGGGCGTGCTCGCCTCGGTCGCCAGCGCGTTCGCCGAGTTCGGGGTCTCGATCAAGACCGTCCGCCAGGAGGGCAGCGGGTCCGACGCCCAGCTGGTCATCGTGACGCACGAGGCCGAGGACGCCTCGCTGTCGGCCACGGTCGCCTCCTTGCGCGGGCTCGACATGGTTCGTGACGTGACATCGGTGATGCGCGTCGAGGGAGGATTCTGA
- a CDS encoding carboxypeptidase regulatory-like domain-containing protein: MTSAATSAVTSTPRERHVRRLIGVLVAACLSVAGLTAQPAQAADTGSITGTVFTQSVGGAKTPAAEGYIYWSHAPTKDGAYSGSTGHRFTGSTFSLTGLKPGFYKFEVAQVFDAAGSSAYQREYYNDAEVVHDATAVQVVGGKASKVTDMVLEPAGQISGRVTDTAGNPIANASVSFQRSAAGGGPGVTTGPDGRYSTTTGFAKGLVKGVYRVSARHDAAPGVTSHEEKYWKNAATYATATPLTVAPGSATANIDFTLAAAPRIQLTVKDPAGKPVPNADVGVWTFSDGEWGPRRAGPNKTDGAGVYHQTVRIGERHKFFFTPPAGVGGATEWYDNAYGEAAAKEVSATSHGQVLSLTIQLGAAPAITSATPKITGTARSGKTLTVAPGTWTPVGVAVRRQWRANGVPIPGATGPTLRLSNAQAGRRITVQVTGSLDGATPVAVTSAATAAVQGVLTSAKVSISGTAKVGKKLRARTGSWGPSPVTSKYKWYRNGRAISGQKKSTYKVRKADVGKRITVRVTRSKSHYVTVSRLSSKTAKVKKK; encoded by the coding sequence ATGACTTCTGCTGCAACGTCCGCTGTCACGTCGACGCCGCGAGAGCGACACGTGCGCCGGCTCATCGGCGTGCTCGTCGCCGCCTGCCTCTCGGTGGCCGGACTGACCGCCCAGCCCGCCCAGGCCGCCGACACCGGGTCCATCACCGGCACGGTCTTCACCCAGTCGGTCGGGGGTGCCAAGACGCCCGCCGCCGAGGGTTACATCTACTGGTCCCACGCGCCGACCAAGGACGGCGCGTACTCCGGCTCGACGGGTCACCGCTTCACGGGCAGCACGTTCAGCCTCACGGGGTTGAAGCCCGGGTTCTACAAGTTCGAGGTCGCCCAGGTCTTCGACGCCGCCGGCAGCAGCGCCTACCAGCGCGAGTACTACAACGACGCCGAGGTGGTCCATGACGCCACGGCCGTCCAGGTCGTCGGCGGCAAGGCCAGCAAGGTCACCGACATGGTGCTCGAACCTGCCGGCCAGATCTCCGGCCGGGTGACGGACACCGCCGGCAACCCGATCGCCAACGCCAGCGTCTCCTTCCAGCGGAGCGCGGCGGGAGGCGGCCCAGGCGTGACCACCGGTCCCGACGGTCGCTACTCCACGACAACCGGCTTCGCGAAGGGTCTGGTCAAGGGCGTCTACCGCGTGTCCGCGCGGCACGACGCGGCCCCCGGTGTCACCTCCCACGAGGAGAAGTACTGGAAGAACGCGGCAACGTACGCCACCGCGACGCCCCTCACGGTCGCCCCGGGCTCGGCCACCGCGAACATCGACTTCACCCTGGCCGCCGCACCGCGCATCCAGCTCACGGTCAAGGACCCGGCGGGCAAACCGGTGCCGAACGCGGACGTGGGCGTCTGGACGTTCTCCGACGGCGAGTGGGGTCCGCGCCGCGCGGGGCCGAACAAGACGGACGGCGCCGGCGTCTACCACCAGACGGTGCGGATCGGTGAGCGCCACAAGTTCTTCTTCACGCCGCCGGCAGGCGTCGGGGGCGCCACCGAGTGGTACGACAACGCGTACGGCGAGGCTGCCGCGAAGGAGGTCTCGGCGACGTCCCACGGTCAGGTCCTCAGCCTGACGATCCAGCTCGGCGCCGCCCCCGCCATCACGAGCGCGACCCCGAAGATCACCGGCACCGCTCGCAGCGGCAAGACCCTGACCGTCGCACCCGGCACCTGGACGCCCGTCGGAGTCGCGGTGCGTCGTCAGTGGCGTGCCAACGGTGTCCCGATCCCCGGGGCCACCGGCCCGACTCTTCGGCTCAGCAACGCACAGGCGGGCCGGAGGATCACGGTGCAGGTCACCGGTTCACTCGACGGCGCGACACCCGTCGCGGTGACCTCCGCCGCGACGGCGGCCGTGCAGGGCGTGCTGACGAGCGCGAAGGTCTCGATCAGCGGAACCGCGAAGGTCGGCAAGAAGCTACGAGCCAGGACCGGCTCGTGGGGCCCGTCACCGGTGACGTCGAAGTACAAGTGGTACCGCAACGGCCGCGCCATCTCGGGCCAGAAGAAGAGCACGTACAAGGTGCGCAAGGCCGACGTCGGCAAGCGGATCACGGTGCGCGTCACCCGGAGCAAGAGCCACTACGTGACCGTCAGCAGGCTGAGCTCGAAGACCGCCAAGGTCAAGAAGAAGTAG
- a CDS encoding AzlC family ABC transporter permease, whose product MAAPSSPDAADARRESLGAGFRAGLPYAAVGFLLSMSFGILARDSGFSAEAAIVMSAVVFAGSAQFAAVSIIASGGTAGAAVAAAALMNSRFLPMGIALGPSLPGRASWRAVQGQAVVDASWAMANRGGGRFDRWFLFGSTAPQYVSWIAGTVLGALGGDLFSDPSRYGLDAIYPTFFLALVIAEVRDRTTLVVALVGGLVALSLVEVAPAGLPVLAASLVALWGLRRRRSAT is encoded by the coding sequence ATGGCCGCCCCCTCCAGCCCAGACGCGGCGGACGCGCGACGGGAGTCGCTCGGAGCCGGCTTCCGGGCCGGCCTGCCCTACGCGGCGGTCGGCTTCCTGTTGTCGATGTCGTTCGGCATCCTGGCGCGCGACTCGGGGTTCTCCGCCGAGGCGGCCATCGTGATGTCCGCGGTGGTCTTCGCCGGGTCCGCCCAGTTCGCCGCGGTGTCGATCATCGCCTCGGGCGGCACCGCCGGCGCGGCCGTCGCGGCCGCCGCGCTGATGAACTCGCGGTTCCTCCCGATGGGCATCGCGCTCGGCCCGTCGCTGCCGGGGCGGGCGTCGTGGCGGGCGGTGCAGGGCCAGGCCGTTGTCGACGCCTCGTGGGCCATGGCCAACCGGGGCGGTGGCCGATTCGACCGCTGGTTCCTGTTCGGCTCGACCGCTCCGCAGTACGTGTCGTGGATCGCCGGGACGGTCCTCGGCGCGTTGGGTGGCGACCTGTTCAGCGATCCGTCCCGCTACGGCCTCGACGCGATCTACCCCACGTTCTTCCTGGCTCTCGTCATCGCCGAGGTCAGGGACCGCACGACGCTGGTCGTCGCCCTCGTGGGCGGGCTGGTGGCGCTCAGCCTGGTCGAGGTGGCCCCTGCCGGGCTGCCCGTGCTCGCCGCGAGCCTCGTGGCCCTGTGGGGCCTGCGCCGAAGGAGGTCGGCGACATGA
- a CDS encoding AzlD domain-containing protein, whose translation MSTTIWWTIAGCTVVTAVIKGIGPVALGGRDIPPRLTGVIELMAPALLAALVVTSTFAVGDQWHVGANTAGVAVGGIILVRRGPLLLAVVAAVAVTALLRAVT comes from the coding sequence ATGAGCACGACGATCTGGTGGACCATCGCGGGCTGCACGGTCGTCACCGCCGTGATCAAGGGGATCGGCCCGGTCGCCCTGGGCGGACGCGACATCCCTCCCCGCCTCACCGGCGTGATCGAGCTGATGGCACCCGCCCTGTTGGCCGCTCTCGTCGTCACCAGCACCTTCGCCGTCGGCGACCAGTGGCACGTGGGGGCCAACACCGCGGGCGTGGCCGTCGGCGGCATCATCCTGGTGCGCCGCGGCCCGCTCCTCCTGGCCGTGGTGGCGGCGGTCGCGGTCACCGCCCTGCTGCGGGCCGTGACCTAG
- a CDS encoding MFS transporter, with protein MVAPTTKEQHARDRTAPARKNGRPTGTVGVRRDRGDPRRAPVSAPAPAGERLWLGPHGRVVAGIFSLAFLVAFESLAVATVMPVVAEELDGLALYALSFAAPMAVGVVSMTLAGPLMDRHGPALAVRGGVMVFSLGLFVAGLAPSMAVFLTGRAVQGLGSGFISVGLYVMIGRTFHEDMRARVFTVMTSAWVLPALAGPFIAGTIADLVGWRWVFLAVPAVAVASLGLIWQALDRIVGDRAVVLDRRRVWWAVLVAAGVLSVSLAGQRAATWWPALLLAALAVTVRYAPRLVPPGSWRGRPGLPRVVATRSLLSAGFVGAETYVPLSLVQHRGLTAAQAGLLLTTGAVLWFAGSWLAANVPVLAAKPLRVRLGSTCVLIGTAAGFLALLDQVPLWVVAAVWAVGGFGMGMALSTLGVLLLDHSGAAEQGANSAGMQISDAVAESLLLALGSVLFAVMLHVDEMVGYVLVLGFASAVAALGVVMAMRVEAARR; from the coding sequence GTGGTCGCACCGACGACGAAGGAGCAGCATGCGCGTGACCGGACAGCACCGGCCCGGAAGAACGGACGTCCCACCGGCACGGTGGGCGTGCGACGAGATCGCGGCGATCCGCGGCGCGCGCCGGTGAGCGCGCCGGCCCCGGCGGGGGAGCGGCTCTGGCTCGGCCCGCACGGGCGGGTCGTGGCCGGCATCTTCTCCCTCGCGTTCCTCGTCGCGTTCGAGTCCCTCGCGGTCGCCACCGTGATGCCCGTGGTGGCCGAGGAGCTCGACGGGCTCGCGCTGTACGCCCTGTCCTTCGCTGCGCCGATGGCCGTGGGCGTCGTGTCGATGACACTGGCCGGACCGCTCATGGACCGTCACGGCCCCGCGCTGGCCGTGCGCGGCGGTGTCATGGTCTTCTCGCTGGGGCTGTTCGTCGCCGGGCTCGCGCCCTCGATGGCGGTGTTCCTGACCGGCCGAGCAGTGCAGGGACTCGGCAGCGGCTTCATCTCGGTCGGGCTGTACGTCATGATCGGGCGGACCTTCCACGAGGACATGCGGGCGAGGGTCTTCACGGTCATGACCAGTGCCTGGGTCCTGCCGGCGCTCGCGGGTCCGTTCATCGCGGGCACGATCGCGGACCTGGTCGGGTGGCGCTGGGTGTTCCTCGCCGTCCCGGCGGTGGCGGTCGCGTCGCTCGGGCTGATCTGGCAGGCGCTCGACCGGATCGTCGGGGACCGTGCCGTCGTCCTGGACCGTCGGCGGGTGTGGTGGGCGGTCCTCGTCGCCGCGGGTGTCCTGTCGGTGAGCCTGGCCGGCCAGCGGGCTGCGACGTGGTGGCCGGCGCTGCTGCTCGCCGCCCTCGCGGTCACCGTGCGGTACGCACCCAGGCTCGTGCCGCCGGGCTCGTGGCGCGGCCGACCGGGGCTCCCCAGGGTGGTGGCGACCCGCAGCCTGCTCAGCGCGGGCTTCGTCGGCGCCGAGACGTACGTGCCGCTCTCGCTGGTCCAGCACCGGGGCCTGACCGCCGCCCAGGCCGGCCTGCTGCTGACCACCGGGGCCGTCCTCTGGTTCGCCGGGTCGTGGCTCGCCGCCAACGTGCCCGTCCTCGCGGCCAAGCCACTGCGGGTCAGGCTGGGCTCGACGTGCGTGCTGATCGGGACCGCGGCGGGATTCCTCGCCCTCCTCGACCAGGTCCCGTTGTGGGTCGTGGCCGCCGTCTGGGCGGTCGGAGGCTTCGGGATGGGCATGGCCCTGTCGACGCTGGGTGTGCTGCTGCTCGACCACTCCGGCGCGGCCGAGCAGGGTGCGAACAGTGCCGGGATGCAGATCAGCGATGCCGTGGCGGAGTCGCTCCTGCTCGCCCTCGGCAGCGTCCTGTTCGCGGTGATGCTGCACGTCGACGAGATGGTCGGGTACGTCCTGGTGCTCGGCTTCGCGAGCGCCGTCGCGGCACTCGGTGTCGTCATGGCGATGCGGGTGGAGGCGGCACGCCGGTGA